A single Leptolyngbya sp. FACHB-261 DNA region contains:
- a CDS encoding sulfite exporter TauE/SafE family protein has translation MLDLLLVTALGFLGSFGHCAGMCGPLAVAFSLSQDQQNRLNQTPNLRPSWQQQLYFHGLLNLGRILSYVLIGAAIGALSSVLVAGGQGAGIDSSVRRAIAILTGGMLIWFGLGQVAPTLIPRLPLLHRLTYGGLHTRLSSLMAKLSSQQSWWTPALLGVAWGLMPCGFLYAAQIKAAETSSIWAGGATLFAFGLGTLPVMLGVGVSSALVSANRRSQLFRLGGWVTISIGVLTLLRTGDPMTDYTGHAALLCLLAALVARPISKLWPQPLRYRRALGVGGFVLALAHSAHMIDHVLGWNFRALSFMLPWHRLGMGAGFLALLLLIPAALTSFDSWMKRLGVQWRQIHLLSLPALILAVLHTGLLGSHYLGSFEATIATQVRLVVLIGVTLLALLVRCSWFWSLFSLGKLYAAPSPPSIK, from the coding sequence GTGCTAGACCTGTTGCTGGTCACCGCCCTAGGCTTTTTGGGAAGCTTTGGACATTGTGCAGGCATGTGCGGTCCCCTAGCCGTAGCCTTTTCTCTGTCTCAAGATCAGCAGAACAGGCTAAACCAGACACCCAACCTTAGACCGAGCTGGCAACAGCAGCTCTACTTTCATGGTCTCCTCAACTTGGGGCGAATCCTAAGCTATGTCCTGATCGGTGCCGCAATTGGGGCGCTCAGTTCGGTATTGGTAGCCGGAGGCCAGGGTGCGGGTATTGATAGCAGCGTACGTCGGGCCATTGCAATTCTGACTGGAGGGATGCTGATCTGGTTTGGGCTGGGGCAGGTAGCACCTACGCTAATTCCTCGGCTTCCTCTGCTGCATCGATTAACCTACGGCGGCCTGCATACTCGGCTGAGTTCGCTCATGGCTAAGCTTTCTAGTCAACAATCCTGGTGGACGCCAGCATTGCTGGGTGTTGCCTGGGGATTGATGCCCTGTGGCTTTTTATACGCAGCTCAGATTAAGGCAGCTGAAACCAGTAGTATCTGGGCGGGCGGAGCAACCCTATTCGCGTTTGGGTTGGGGACGCTGCCGGTCATGTTAGGGGTCGGGGTTTCCAGTGCTCTTGTCAGTGCCAATCGGCGTAGCCAGTTATTTCGTCTGGGTGGCTGGGTCACGATCAGCATTGGTGTTTTAACCCTACTGCGCACAGGCGATCCCATGACCGACTACACCGGCCATGCTGCCCTGTTGTGCCTGTTAGCAGCACTGGTTGCCCGTCCTATTAGCAAGCTCTGGCCGCAGCCTCTACGGTATCGCCGGGCTTTAGGGGTGGGCGGGTTTGTGCTGGCGTTGGCTCACAGCGCTCACATGATAGATCACGTTCTGGGTTGGAATTTCAGAGCTCTATCTTTTATGCTGCCCTGGCATCGCTTGGGCATGGGGGCCGGTTTTTTGGCTCTGCTCCTGCTCATACCAGCGGCCTTGACTAGTTTTGACAGCTGGATGAAACGCCTCGGAGTGCAATGGCGACAAATCCATTTGTTGAGTTTGCCAGCACTAATTTTGGCTGTCCTGCATACCGGTTTGCTCGGCTCACACTATTTGGGCAGCTTCGAGGCAACCATTGCTACCCAAGTCCGCTTAGTGGTGCTGATCGGCGTCACTCTTTTAGCTTTACTGGTCCGCTGTTCCTGGTTTTGGTCACTCTTCTCTCTGGGCAAACTTTATGCGGCACCTTCGCCTCCCTCGATCAAGTAA
- a CDS encoding sirohydrochlorin chelatase, translated as MASEFACFLVIHGSPDPRPQAALDTLIERHRADFAFCGGGALECQPLSLAEQLVIFGQRALTLELRQVRILPLFLLPGVHVQEDIPAAVAEAQQLLPEMQFSISPHLGSSPEMLPLVQQAMQQATATRAVDRWILLSHGSRRPSANQPVEILAQQLGATPAYWSVPPLFGSVLAHLSQSAQSQHLGVLTYFLFPGTITDTIQSQLPTDVVMTEPLYPTATLIRNLASRELVV; from the coding sequence CCTGATCCCCGTCCACAGGCAGCTCTAGACACTTTGATTGAACGGCATAGGGCAGATTTTGCCTTTTGTGGCGGCGGCGCGCTGGAATGTCAGCCGCTCTCTCTTGCTGAGCAATTAGTGATATTTGGTCAACGAGCACTGACTTTAGAGCTGCGGCAAGTGCGAATTCTGCCGCTGTTTCTGCTGCCTGGGGTACATGTGCAGGAGGATATTCCAGCTGCGGTAGCCGAAGCTCAACAACTGTTACCAGAGATGCAGTTCTCAATCTCACCCCATCTGGGCAGTAGCCCCGAGATGCTGCCACTGGTTCAGCAAGCTATGCAGCAGGCGACGGCAACGCGAGCGGTTGACCGTTGGATTTTGCTCTCTCACGGTAGCCGACGGCCAAGTGCTAACCAGCCCGTTGAGATTCTGGCTCAACAGTTGGGTGCAACTCCTGCCTACTGGTCTGTGCCACCGCTCTTCGGCAGCGTTCTCGCACATCTATCTCAATCAGCGCAATCACAGCATTTGGGTGTGCTGACTTATTTTCTGTTCCCAGGCACAATCACCGACACAATTCAGTCACAGCTGCCTACTGATGTAGTCATGACTGAGCCCCTATACCCTACTGCGACCCTGATTCGGAATCTGGCGAGTCGGGAGTTGGTTGTTTAG